The proteins below come from a single Edaphobacter acidisoli genomic window:
- the fucU gene encoding L-fucose mutarotase yields MLRGISPVVSPELLKLLCEMGHGDELVLADSNFPGASMARRLLRSDGLSVTDILEGIAPLFPFETYADPLVMLKVDAHKKFDPSVEADFMNVIRRYDPSVPAPIRIDRLAFYERARNAFGVLMTGELRLYGCLIIRKGVIE; encoded by the coding sequence ATGCTTAGGGGAATCTCACCTGTTGTTAGCCCAGAGCTGCTCAAGCTCTTATGCGAGATGGGGCATGGAGATGAACTGGTCCTTGCCGACTCTAACTTTCCTGGAGCCAGTATGGCCCGGCGGCTGCTTCGCTCCGATGGGCTCTCGGTTACGGATATCCTCGAAGGGATCGCGCCATTATTTCCCTTCGAGACCTACGCGGATCCGCTGGTCATGCTGAAAGTAGATGCCCACAAAAAATTCGACCCATCTGTCGAAGCCGATTTCATGAATGTGATTCGACGTTATGATCCATCGGTACCCGCACCCATTCGGATTGATCGGCTCGCATTCTATGAGCGCGCTCGAAACGCGTTTGGAGTCCTGATGACCGGAGAGCTCCGTTTATATGGATGTCTAATCATCAGGAAGGGTGTCATAGAGTAG
- a CDS encoding adenosine deaminase family protein → MRRIFVFVQVLLLCAVTRAQSRISTNRATVTTGERRAMQVFDTAKKNPLELAAFLRRMPKGADLHMHLSGAVYAETFLKDAAEDGLCVSPKTLNLFKPAATTRSLPPQPVCGEGNVRASDAFRDQGLYDRLVDSFSMRSFVPSAGVSGHDQFFATFARFGGIDRSHLGEWLDEVASRAAAQNEQYLEVMHTPDFSAAARLGESLGWPAGEGDSRAELTRLREELLAGGLRDEVAADRKELSDALASRDRIERCGTASAAAGCSVKIRFLGQVLRAFPPEQVFAQTLLYFELAASDPDVVGINFVQPEDAYLAMAEYHRQMMMLDYLHGVYPKVHITLHAGELAPGLVPPEGLRFHIREAVELGHAERIGHGVDVMYEDDPHGLLKEMAARHVMVEINLTSNAVILGVDGRHHPLPVYRAAGVPVALSTDDEGVSRITLTHEYVRAVEDFGLGYLDLKGMARTSLEHGFLPGASLWAREDDFSRVAPACSGQVLGTTPSGRCGEFLGSSEKAAEQWELERRFRVFEAGLR, encoded by the coding sequence TTGCGCCGCATTTTCGTTTTTGTTCAGGTGTTGTTGCTTTGTGCCGTTACCCGGGCGCAGTCTCGAATTAGCACCAACCGCGCGACTGTAACTACAGGTGAGCGGCGTGCAATGCAGGTATTCGATACAGCAAAGAAGAATCCGCTAGAACTGGCTGCGTTCCTTCGCCGGATGCCGAAGGGAGCGGATCTGCACATGCATCTCTCGGGCGCAGTCTACGCGGAGACGTTTTTGAAGGATGCGGCAGAGGATGGACTCTGTGTTAGTCCGAAGACGCTCAACCTCTTCAAGCCGGCGGCTACGACGCGGAGCCTGCCACCGCAGCCGGTGTGTGGCGAAGGGAACGTGCGGGCGTCGGATGCTTTCAGGGACCAGGGACTCTATGACCGGCTCGTCGACTCCTTCTCGATGCGGAGCTTCGTGCCGAGTGCGGGTGTAAGCGGGCACGACCAGTTCTTCGCGACGTTCGCTCGGTTCGGGGGGATCGACAGGTCGCATCTCGGGGAGTGGTTGGACGAGGTGGCGTCGCGGGCGGCGGCGCAGAACGAGCAGTACCTCGAGGTGATGCACACGCCGGACTTCTCGGCGGCGGCCCGGTTGGGGGAGTCGCTCGGGTGGCCTGCGGGTGAGGGTGACTCGCGGGCGGAGTTGACGCGTCTGCGGGAGGAACTGCTGGCGGGAGGGTTGCGGGATGAGGTTGCGGCGGACCGGAAGGAGTTGAGTGACGCGCTGGCTTCGCGGGACCGGATCGAGCGGTGCGGGACGGCGTCCGCGGCGGCGGGTTGCTCAGTGAAGATCCGCTTCCTGGGGCAGGTGCTGCGGGCGTTTCCGCCGGAGCAGGTCTTCGCCCAGACGCTTCTTTACTTCGAGCTGGCGGCGAGTGACCCGGATGTGGTGGGGATTAACTTCGTGCAGCCGGAGGATGCTTACCTGGCGATGGCGGAGTACCACCGGCAGATGATGATGCTGGACTACCTGCACGGCGTCTACCCGAAGGTGCACATCACGCTGCACGCGGGGGAGCTGGCTCCGGGGCTGGTTCCGCCGGAGGGGTTGCGGTTCCACATCCGGGAGGCGGTGGAGTTGGGGCATGCGGAGCGGATCGGGCACGGGGTGGACGTGATGTACGAGGACGATCCGCACGGGTTGCTGAAGGAGATGGCGGCGCGGCACGTGATGGTGGAGATCAACCTGACCTCGAACGCGGTGATCCTGGGAGTGGATGGGCGGCACCACCCGCTGCCGGTGTACCGGGCGGCTGGAGTTCCGGTGGCGCTCTCGACGGACGACGAGGGAGTGTCGCGGATTACCCTGACGCACGAGTACGTGCGGGCGGTGGAGGATTTCGGGTTGGGATACCTGGACCTGAAGGGGATGGCGCGGACGAGTCTGGAGCACGGGTTTCTACCGGGGGCGAGTCTGTGGGCGCGGGAGGATGACTTCTCGCGGGTGGCTCCGGCGTGCTCAGGACAGGTGCTGGGGACGACGCCTTCGGGGAGGTGCGGGGAGTTCCTCGGGTCGAGTGAGAAGGCGGCGGAGCAGTGGGAGCTGGAGCGGCGGTTCCGGGTGTTTGAGGCCGGGCTCCGGTAG
- a CDS encoding dihydrofolate reductase family protein has protein sequence MSLSERNLKPRSITLHMVASLDGFIAKNDNTVSWLDGNGAVYEAGVSVSPEEAAAFVKTIDCYVLGSRTYEHAMELGWPYGDTPVVVVTSRELPQATSAVQFYSGDLRTLVDMELAPRYRNIWLVGGAMLCRHFLSLGLVDEIKLTVAPVLLGEGLRLFNGSIAEETWNLKNVVAYKNGFVELSYSSPAS, from the coding sequence GTGTCACTCAGTGAGCGAAATTTAAAACCGCGAAGTATAACCCTGCACATGGTCGCAAGCCTTGATGGTTTTATCGCGAAGAACGACAACACCGTATCGTGGCTCGATGGAAATGGAGCCGTCTACGAAGCTGGAGTCTCCGTTTCGCCGGAGGAAGCCGCGGCCTTCGTCAAGACCATCGACTGCTATGTCCTCGGTTCCCGAACCTATGAGCACGCAATGGAACTGGGTTGGCCCTATGGCGATACTCCGGTCGTCGTCGTCACCAGCAGGGAACTGCCGCAGGCAACCAGCGCTGTCCAGTTTTATTCGGGCGATCTCAGAACATTAGTGGATATGGAACTCGCGCCTCGATATCGAAACATCTGGCTCGTAGGCGGAGCCATGTTGTGCCGGCATTTTCTCTCGCTCGGCCTGGTAGACGAAATCAAGCTGACAGTGGCGCCCGTCCTATTGGGCGAAGGACTCCGTCTGTTTAATGGCTCTATCGCGGAAGAAACATGGAACCTGAAGAACGTAGTCGCGTATAAAAACGGCTTTGTCGAGCTGTCCTACTCCTCCCCCGCTTCGTGA
- a CDS encoding DUF1801 domain-containing protein, with amino-acid sequence MKSASASIDAKINQLGDWRGKTLAKVREIIHQADPGITEEWKWAKATSPGVPVFSLGGIICTGETYKNAVKLTFAKGASLPDPAGLFNSSLEGNVRRAIDIHEGDKINEAALKNLIRAAVAFNLQGKPKRATARRSV; translated from the coding sequence ATGAAATCCGCCTCTGCATCCATCGACGCAAAGATCAACCAACTCGGCGACTGGCGCGGCAAAACCCTCGCGAAGGTTCGCGAGATCATCCACCAGGCCGACCCCGGGATCACCGAAGAGTGGAAGTGGGCCAAGGCAACATCGCCGGGAGTTCCCGTCTTCTCCCTCGGCGGCATCATCTGCACGGGAGAGACCTACAAAAACGCCGTCAAACTCACCTTCGCCAAAGGCGCCTCACTGCCGGACCCGGCAGGCCTCTTCAACTCCAGCCTCGAAGGAAACGTCCGCCGCGCCATCGACATCCACGAGGGCGACAAGATCAACGAAGCCGCCCTCAAGAACCTCATCCGCGCCGCCGTCGCCTTCAATCTCCAGGGCAAACCGAAGCGGGCAACCGCCCGGCGCTCTGTCTAG
- a CDS encoding DoxX family protein — translation MSASGKASKGLVITFWIFTALFCVEMLFTAYFELMMLPQAAQAFTRLGFSANAFRIELSWAKVAGVAALLWPMARGQRGLISTLKEWAYAGFAINLISALIAHLSISDRPLALVPSATTSVLWAFSYFSWRRLQTQPMAD, via the coding sequence ATGAGCGCCTCCGGCAAAGCATCCAAAGGTCTCGTCATCACCTTCTGGATCTTCACCGCGCTCTTCTGCGTGGAGATGCTCTTCACGGCATACTTTGAGCTGATGATGCTTCCGCAGGCGGCGCAGGCATTCACGCGCCTCGGCTTCTCAGCCAACGCCTTCCGTATCGAGCTCTCATGGGCCAAAGTAGCAGGCGTAGCCGCGCTGCTTTGGCCCATGGCCCGCGGACAACGCGGACTCATCTCGACCCTCAAGGAATGGGCCTACGCCGGCTTCGCCATCAATCTCATCTCCGCGCTCATCGCGCATCTGTCCATCAGCGACCGCCCGCTCGCACTGGTTCCCTCCGCAACCACCAGTGTGCTCTGGGCGTTCTCCTACTTCTCCTGGCGCCGTCTGCAAACGCAGCCCATGGCCGATTGA
- a CDS encoding SRPBCC family protein, which translates to MTHTAESNPTETRTLVVERVFSHAPEKLWRALTESPLIAQWLLNNDFAPSIGHKFQFRSEPVQGWNGIIDCEVLALDPPKQLSYTWSSMGLDSVVLFTLAPAEGGTHLRMEQSGFRADQQQAYGGAKYGWNSFFNKLENVLGESAK; encoded by the coding sequence ATGACCCACACAGCAGAAAGCAATCCGACAGAAACCCGTACCCTCGTCGTCGAGAGAGTCTTTTCACATGCACCCGAAAAGCTCTGGCGCGCCCTCACCGAAAGCCCACTCATCGCCCAGTGGCTGCTCAACAACGACTTCGCACCATCCATCGGCCACAAGTTCCAGTTCCGCTCCGAACCCGTACAAGGCTGGAACGGCATCATCGACTGCGAAGTCCTCGCCCTCGATCCTCCAAAGCAGCTCTCCTATACCTGGAGCTCCATGGGCCTCGACTCCGTCGTGCTCTTTACCCTCGCTCCAGCCGAAGGCGGCACGCACCTTCGCATGGAGCAGTCCGGCTTCCGCGCAGACCAGCAGCAAGCCTACGGCGGCGCAAAATACGGCTGGAACAGCTTCTTCAACAAGCTGGAGAACGTGCTCGGCGAGAGCGCAAAATGA
- a CDS encoding ArsR/SmtB family transcription factor: MKSAPANHVFRALADPTRRAIFEELTRQGEQTVHALTRYAGVSQPAVSKHLTVLKRAKLVRHRREGRETHYRAEPKALAPIVDWLEHYGIFWQDRFNHLESLLERMKP, encoded by the coding sequence ATGAAGTCGGCCCCAGCCAATCACGTCTTCCGAGCCCTCGCCGACCCCACCCGCCGCGCGATCTTCGAAGAGCTCACCCGCCAGGGCGAGCAGACCGTACACGCCCTCACCCGCTACGCCGGCGTCTCCCAGCCCGCCGTCTCCAAACACCTCACCGTGCTCAAGCGTGCCAAACTGGTGCGGCACCGTCGCGAAGGCCGCGAGACCCACTACCGCGCCGAGCCCAAAGCGCTCGCCCCCATCGTCGACTGGCTTGAACACTACGGCATCTTCTGGCAAGACCGCTTCAACCATCTCGAATCTCTTTTAGAAAGGATGAAACCATGA
- a CDS encoding efflux RND transporter permease subunit has protein sequence MAEPNANPDLTAARKSIAERVTKGTVHFSAPFIKRPVATFLLSFAIILGGVAAYTMLPVSNLPEVEYPMISVGATLPGADPETMASAVTTPLERQFSKIAGINEMTSSSSDGSAYITLQFDLSRDINGAARDVQAAINAARSQLPANLPSNPTYRKINPSDSPILILALTSKTMTVPQLYDSCDSILAQKIAQVQGVGQTFCGGGAKPAVRIEANPMQLASYGVGLEALRAAAATINVNKPKGFLEDSMQRWSISTTDQLFGAASYAPLIIATDRGAVSTAAAASGLPASEAGNTGSNSGASASSASNSTNTQQLSASAAVGSSAVAGHGVVRIQDVARVYDGVENIYNSGRFNGEPAIFLIVFKQAGANVINTVDQVMATLPQLQASIPPAIETHVAMDRTLTIRASVKEVTQTLIISILLVIMVVFLFLREVRSTLIPSVSVPLSLLGTFGIMYLLGYSLDNLSLMALTVSTGFVIDDAIVVIENISRHLEAGKSPFEAAMIGSREIGFTVLSMSTSLIAVFIPILLMGGIVGRLFREFAVTLSTAIVVSLVVSLTTTPMLSARFLEPHSKRKHGRFYKAGERAFNWLTSEYDRGLRWVLDHQPTMLAATLITVALTIYLYVLVPKGFFPQEDTGRIGGQVQGQQDASFYSIKPKVEQMAQIVQADPGVANVVSFVGAGPGGGTGASGRMYVALKDDAERWKNGDTADVIINRLRGKTANIPGVRLYLQSYQDVRVGGRSTATEYQYSLTSENLSDLNEWAPKLMAAMEKLPQVKDIATDQQQQGLRAQLVIDRDTASRLSITPQAIDSTLADAFGQIFVSTTYMPLNQYHVVMEVDPRYQMNPDQMRDIFIKSSTGAEVPLSALTHYESQRIPLVVNHQGQSPSVTLSFNLAPGFALSDAVAAIDTARENIGMPSAIRGGFQGTAQAFQASLESEPILILLALFAVYIVLGILYESLVHPLTILSTLPSAGVGALVALLLFKVELSVIAMIGIILLIGIVKKNAIMMIDFALVEERENGKSARDAIYAACLLRFRPIMMTTFAALLGGLPLALGTGTGSELRRPLGITIVGGLIVSQALTLFTTPVVYLYFDRLRARVATLRGKSAKMHPLPQTVSGD, from the coding sequence ATGGCAGAACCCAACGCCAATCCGGACCTCACCGCTGCCCGCAAGAGCATCGCCGAGCGCGTCACCAAAGGGACGGTCCACTTCTCCGCGCCCTTCATCAAGCGGCCCGTCGCCACGTTCCTGCTCTCGTTCGCCATCATCCTCGGCGGCGTCGCAGCCTACACGATGCTCCCCGTCTCCAACCTCCCCGAGGTTGAATACCCCATGATCTCGGTTGGCGCCACGCTGCCCGGCGCCGATCCCGAAACCATGGCCTCCGCCGTCACCACCCCGCTCGAGCGCCAGTTCTCCAAAATCGCCGGCATCAACGAGATGACCTCGTCATCCTCGGACGGCTCGGCTTACATCACCCTTCAGTTCGATCTCAGCCGCGACATCAACGGCGCCGCCCGCGACGTCCAGGCTGCCATCAACGCCGCTCGCAGCCAGCTCCCTGCCAACCTGCCCTCGAACCCCACCTACCGCAAGATCAATCCCTCCGACTCGCCCATCCTCATCCTCGCGCTCACCTCGAAGACGATGACGGTGCCCCAGCTCTACGACTCCTGCGACAGCATCCTCGCTCAAAAAATCGCGCAGGTTCAGGGTGTCGGACAGACCTTCTGCGGTGGCGGCGCCAAGCCCGCCGTCCGCATCGAAGCCAACCCTATGCAGTTGGCCAGCTATGGTGTCGGGCTCGAGGCCCTCCGCGCCGCTGCCGCTACCATCAACGTCAACAAGCCCAAAGGCTTCCTCGAAGATTCCATGCAGCGCTGGAGCATCAGCACCACCGACCAGCTCTTCGGCGCCGCCTCCTACGCTCCGCTCATCATTGCCACTGACCGCGGCGCCGTCAGTACTGCCGCAGCAGCATCCGGTCTGCCCGCATCTGAAGCAGGAAACACCGGCTCCAACAGCGGTGCCAGCGCCAGCTCTGCATCCAATTCCACCAATACCCAGCAACTCTCCGCTTCCGCAGCAGTCGGCAGCAGCGCCGTTGCTGGTCACGGAGTCGTTCGTATCCAGGACGTCGCCCGCGTCTACGACGGCGTCGAAAACATCTACAACAGCGGACGCTTCAACGGCGAACCAGCCATCTTCCTCATCGTCTTCAAACAGGCCGGCGCGAACGTCATCAACACCGTCGACCAGGTCATGGCGACCCTGCCGCAGTTGCAGGCATCCATTCCTCCCGCCATAGAAACCCACGTCGCCATGGACCGCACGCTCACCATCCGCGCTTCGGTCAAAGAAGTCACCCAGACGCTCATCATCTCTATCCTGCTCGTCATCATGGTGGTCTTCCTCTTCCTGCGCGAGGTCCGCTCCACCCTCATTCCCTCGGTCTCCGTGCCGCTCAGCCTGCTCGGCACCTTCGGCATCATGTACCTGCTCGGCTACTCGCTGGACAATCTCAGCCTGATGGCCCTCACCGTCTCCACCGGCTTCGTCATCGACGACGCCATCGTCGTCATCGAAAACATCAGCCGCCACCTCGAAGCAGGCAAGTCGCCCTTCGAGGCCGCGATGATCGGCTCCAGGGAGATCGGCTTCACCGTCCTCTCCATGAGCACCTCGCTCATTGCCGTCTTCATCCCCATTCTCCTGATGGGCGGCATCGTCGGACGTCTCTTCCGCGAGTTCGCCGTCACCCTCTCGACCGCCATCGTCGTCTCGCTCGTCGTCTCGCTCACCACCACACCCATGCTCTCAGCGCGCTTCCTCGAGCCGCACTCCAAACGCAAGCATGGCCGCTTCTACAAAGCAGGCGAACGCGCCTTCAACTGGCTCACCTCTGAATACGACCGTGGCCTCCGCTGGGTGCTCGATCACCAGCCCACGATGCTCGCCGCCACGCTCATCACCGTCGCGCTCACCATCTACCTCTACGTCCTCGTGCCCAAAGGCTTCTTCCCGCAGGAGGACACAGGCCGCATCGGCGGACAGGTTCAGGGCCAGCAGGACGCCTCCTTCTACTCCATCAAACCCAAGGTCGAGCAGATGGCCCAGATCGTCCAGGCCGACCCCGGCGTCGCCAACGTCGTCTCCTTCGTCGGCGCAGGTCCCGGCGGCGGCACCGGCGCCTCCGGCCGCATGTACGTCGCGCTCAAAGACGACGCCGAGCGCTGGAAGAACGGCGACACCGCCGACGTCATCATCAACCGGCTCCGCGGCAAGACCGCCAACATCCCCGGCGTCCGCCTCTACCTCCAGTCCTACCAGGACGTCCGCGTCGGCGGCCGCAGCACCGCCACCGAGTACCAATACTCGCTCACCTCCGAAAACCTCTCCGACCTCAACGAGTGGGCGCCCAAGCTCATGGCTGCCATGGAGAAGCTCCCGCAGGTTAAAGACATCGCCACTGACCAGCAGCAGCAGGGTCTCCGCGCTCAACTCGTCATCGACCGCGACACCGCATCCCGCCTCAGCATCACTCCCCAGGCCATCGACTCCACGCTCGCCGACGCCTTCGGGCAGATCTTCGTCTCCACCACCTACATGCCGCTCAACCAGTACCACGTCGTCATGGAAGTGGACCCGCGCTACCAGATGAACCCCGACCAGATGCGCGACATCTTCATCAAGAGCTCAACCGGCGCAGAAGTCCCGCTCTCTGCCCTCACGCACTACGAATCGCAGCGCATCCCGCTCGTCGTCAATCACCAGGGGCAGTCGCCGTCAGTCACGCTCTCCTTCAACCTCGCGCCAGGCTTCGCACTCTCCGACGCCGTCGCCGCCATCGACACCGCGCGTGAAAACATCGGCATGCCGTCCGCTATTCGCGGCGGTTTCCAGGGCACCGCGCAGGCATTCCAGGCATCGCTCGAGTCCGAGCCCATCCTGATTCTGCTTGCTCTCTTCGCCGTCTACATCGTCCTCGGCATCCTCTACGAGAGCCTCGTCCACCCGCTCACCATCCTCTCCACGCTTCCATCCGCTGGAGTCGGTGCACTCGTCGCTCTTCTCCTCTTCAAAGTTGAACTGAGCGTCATCGCCATGATCGGCATCATCCTCCTGATCGGCATCGTCAAAAAGAACGCCATCATGATGATCGACTTCGCTCTCGTCGAAGAGCGCGAAAACGGCAAGTCCGCGCGCGACGCCATCTACGCCGCCTGTCTCCTGCGCTTCCGCCCCATCATGATGACGACCTTCGCCGCTCTGCTCGGCGGCCTGCCGCTCGCCCTCGGCACCGGCACCGGCAGCGAGCTGCGCCGCCCACTCGGCATCACCATCGTCGGCGGACTCATCGTCTCGCAGGCCCTCACCCTCTTCACCACCCCGGTCGTCTATCTCTACTTCGACCGCCTCCGCGCCCGCGTCGCCACCCTCCGCGGCAAATCCGCCAAAATGCATCCCCTCCCGCAAACCGTCTCCGGCGACTGA
- a CDS encoding multidrug efflux RND transporter permease subunit: MSPSRPFILRPVATSLLMVAILLAGFVAYKQLPISALPEVDYPTIQVQTFYPGASPEVMVSSITAPLERQFGEIPGLSQMTSISSGGGSVITLQFSLDESIDVAQQDVQAAINAAYSYLPADLPNPPIYSKVNPADAPIMTLALSSPTLPLTQVEDLADTMLAQKISQLSGVGLVSINGGQKPAVRIQVNPTALANYGLSLEDIRSALGTANVDQAKGNINGRTQAYTIGANDQLLSAVDYAKVIIAYRNGNPVRLSDIANSIDGAENIFQAAWMGIAPEPATANQPEKPLTLTPAVIVNIQRQPGANIIGVVDEVQKLLPQLQTSLPASVKLQVLTDRTTTIRASVKDVEFSLLLTIALVVMVIFLFLRSLSATIIPSVAVPLSIVGTFGIMYLLGYSLNNLSLMALTISTGFVVDDAIVMIENIARFLEDGDSPIEAALKGSEQIGFTILSLTISLIAVLIPLLFMGDIVGRLFREFAVTLAVTILVSAVVSLTLTPMMSSRLLKHTPPSEQNAFYRKSEEWFNYVIDKYAVGVRWVLRHQTFTLLVTLATLVLTIYLYIIVPKGFFPVQDTGVLLDITEAPQTISFEAMSERQQAVARVILQDPDVVSVSSFIGIDGTNMTVNTGRIQINLKDKDSRKASATDIIQRLEPKLARATGIQSYLQPLQDLTVDDRVSRTQYQYSMEDANSDELAIWSARMMAKMQQIPAITDVASDQQLEGLGAHLVIDRDTAARLGITPQNIDDTLDDAFGQRQVSTIFTQLNQYHVILEVEPKYQRTPSSLDSIYVKSSNGTQVPLSTFTHFEQQQVPLAINHQGQFPVVTLSFNLAPGKSIGDAVDAINKAKADLNPPASIDAEFEGTARSFEASLSNEPLLILAALIVVYIVLGVLYESYIHPVTILSTLPSAGVGAILALMLFHTDFNVISLIGLILLIGIVKKNAIMMIDFALEAEREHDMEPEQAIYQACLLRFRPIMMTTMAALLGGLPLAMGTGTGSELRKPLGIAIVGGLLVSQVLTLYTTPVVYLFFDRIGRKYLHTREADAEFRAHEHEVSAD; the protein is encoded by the coding sequence ATGAGTCCATCAAGGCCGTTTATTCTTCGGCCCGTGGCCACCTCGCTCCTGATGGTGGCCATTTTGCTTGCGGGCTTTGTCGCGTACAAGCAGCTGCCCATCTCCGCGTTGCCTGAGGTGGACTACCCCACCATCCAGGTTCAGACGTTCTATCCCGGCGCAAGCCCCGAAGTGATGGTCTCCTCCATCACCGCGCCGCTTGAGCGGCAGTTCGGCGAGATCCCCGGCCTCAGCCAGATGACCTCCATCAGCTCCGGCGGTGGCAGCGTCATCACCCTCCAGTTCTCGCTCGACGAATCCATCGACGTCGCCCAGCAGGACGTGCAGGCCGCCATCAACGCCGCCTACAGCTACCTGCCCGCCGACCTGCCCAACCCGCCGATCTACAGCAAGGTCAACCCCGCCGACGCGCCGATCATGACGCTCGCGCTTTCCAGCCCCACGCTGCCGCTCACTCAGGTCGAAGACCTCGCCGACACCATGTTGGCGCAGAAGATCTCCCAGCTCTCCGGCGTCGGTCTCGTCTCCATCAACGGCGGCCAGAAGCCCGCCGTTCGCATCCAGGTCAACCCCACCGCACTCGCCAACTACGGCCTCTCGCTCGAAGACATACGCTCCGCCCTTGGCACCGCCAACGTCGACCAGGCCAAGGGCAACATCAACGGTCGTACACAGGCCTACACCATCGGCGCGAATGACCAGCTGCTCTCCGCTGTCGACTACGCCAAGGTCATCATCGCCTATCGCAACGGCAATCCCGTGCGCCTGTCCGACATCGCCAACTCCATCGATGGTGCTGAAAACATCTTCCAGGCCGCCTGGATGGGCATCGCCCCAGAACCTGCCACGGCCAATCAGCCCGAAAAACCCCTCACCCTCACACCCGCAGTCATCGTCAACATCCAGCGCCAGCCCGGCGCAAACATCATCGGCGTCGTCGACGAGGTGCAGAAGCTCCTCCCGCAGTTGCAGACCTCGCTGCCCGCCAGCGTGAAGCTCCAGGTCCTCACCGACCGCACCACCACCATCCGCGCCTCGGTCAAAGACGTCGAGTTCTCGCTCCTGCTCACCATCGCGCTCGTCGTGATGGTCATCTTCCTCTTCCTCCGTTCTCTGTCAGCAACCATCATCCCGTCGGTCGCTGTGCCACTCTCCATCGTCGGCACCTTCGGCATCATGTACCTGCTGGGCTACAGCCTCAACAACCTCTCGTTGATGGCCCTCACCATCTCCACCGGCTTCGTCGTCGACGACGCCATCGTGATGATCGAGAACATTGCCCGCTTCCTCGAAGATGGCGACTCTCCGATTGAAGCCGCTCTCAAGGGCTCCGAGCAGATCGGCTTCACCATCCTCTCGCTGACCATCTCGCTCATCGCCGTGCTCATCCCGCTGCTCTTCATGGGCGACATCGTCGGCCGGCTCTTCCGCGAGTTCGCCGTCACCCTCGCCGTCACCATCCTCGTCTCAGCGGTCGTCTCCCTTACGCTGACGCCGATGATGTCCTCCCGCCTGCTCAAGCACACACCGCCCTCCGAGCAGAACGCCTTCTACCGCAAGAGCGAAGAGTGGTTCAACTACGTCATCGACAAGTACGCCGTCGGCGTCCGCTGGGTCCTGCGTCACCAGACCTTCACCCTGCTGGTCACGCTCGCCACCCTCGTCCTGACCATCTATCTCTACATCATCGTGCCCAAGGGCTTCTTCCCCGTACAAGACACAGGCGTCCTCCTCGACATCACCGAAGCCCCCCAGACCATCAGCTTCGAAGCCATGTCCGAGCGCCAGCAAGCCGTCGCCCGCGTCATCCTCCAGGACCCCGACGTCGTCAGCGTCTCGTCCTTCATCGGCATCGACGGCACCAACATGACCGTCAACACCGGACGCATCCAGATCAACCTCAAGGACAAGGACTCACGCAAAGCATCCGCGACCGACATCATCCAGCGCCTTGAGCCGAAGCTTGCTCGCGCCACCGGCATCCAGAGCTACCTCCAGCCCCTCCAGGACCTCACCGTCGACGACCGCGTCAGCCGCACCCAATACCAGTACTCCATGGAAGACGCCAACTCCGACGAGCTCGCCATCTGGTCCGCTCGCATGATGGCAAAGATGCAGCAGATCCCAGCCATCACCGACGTGGCCAGCGACCAGCAGCTCGAAGGCCTCGGCGCTCATCTCGTCATCGACCGCGACACCGCCGCCCGTCTCGGCATCACTCCGCAGAACATCGACGACACCCTCGACGACGCCTTCGGCCAGCGCCAGGTCTCCACCATCTTCACCCAGCTCAACCAGTACCACGTCATCCTTGAGGTCGAGCCGAAATATCAGCGCACGCCCTCCTCGCTCGACAGCATCTACGTCAAGAGCTCCAACGGCACCCAGGTCCCGCTCTCCACCTTCACCCACTTCGAGCAGCAGCAGGTCCCGCTTGCCATCAACCACCAGGGCCAGTTCCCGGTCGTCACCCTCTCCTTCAACCTCGCCCCCGGCAAATCCATCGGCGACGCCGTCGATGCCATCAACAAAGCCAAGGCCGACCTCAATCCGCCCGCCAGCATCGATGCCGAGTTTGAAGGCACCGCCCGCTCCTTCGAGGCCTCGCTCTCGAACGAGCCCTTGCTCATCCTCGCCGCGCTGATCGTCGTCTACATCGTGCTGGGCGTGCTGTACGAAAGCTACATCCACCCCGTCACCATCCTTTCGACGCTCCCCTCGGCAGGCGTCGGCGCCATCCTCGCGCTGATGCTCTTCCATACTGACTTCAACGTCATCTCGCTGATAGGTCTCATCCTCTTGATCGGCATCGTTAAAAAGAACGCCATCATGATGATCGACTTCGCCCTCGAAGCCGAGCGCGAGCACGACATGGAGCCCGAGCAGGCCATCTACCAGGCCTGTCTCCTGCGCTTCCGTCCCATCATGATGACGACCATGGCCGCATTGCTCGGCGGCCTTCCGCTTGCCATGGGCACAGGCACCGGCAGCGAGCTGCGTAAGCCGCTCGGCATCGCCATCGTCGGCGGCCTGCTCGTCTCCCAGGTCCTCACCCTCTACACCACCCCGGTCGTCTATCTCTTCTTCGATCGCATCGGCCGCAAATACCTCCACACGCGCGAGGCCGACGCCGAATTCCGCGCGCATGAACACGAAGTGAGTGCCGACTAA